The following coding sequences are from one Sciurus carolinensis chromosome 11, mSciCar1.2, whole genome shotgun sequence window:
- the Gal3st3 gene encoding galactose-3-O-sulfotransferase 3 isoform X1, translated as MPPILQRLQQATKTMSRRKILLLVLGCSTVSLLIHQGAQLSWYPKLFPLSCPPLRESPPRPKHMTVAFLKTHKTAGTTVQNILFRFAERHNLTVALPHPSCEHQFCYPRNFSAHFVHPATRPPHVLASHLRFDRAELERLMPPGTVYVTILREPAAMFESLFSYYNQYCPAFRRVPNASLEAFLRAPEAYYRAGEHFAMFAHNTLAYDLGGDNERSPRDDAAYLAGLIRQVEEVFSLVMIAEYFDESLVLLRRLLAWDLDDVLYAKLNARAASSRLAAIPAALARAARAWNALDAGLYDHFNATFWRRVAHAGRACVEREARELREARQRLLRRCFGDDPVLRPAAQIRTKQLQPWQPSRKVDIMGYDLPGGGAGPATEACLKLAMPEVQYSNYLLRKQKRRGGTRARPEPVLDNPPPRPIRALPRGPQGS; from the exons ATGCCACCCATCCTGCAGCGCCTGCAGCAGGCCACCAAGACGATGAGCCGCAGGAAAATTCTGCTGCTGGTGCTGGGGTGCAGCACTGTAAGTCTTCTCATCCACCAGGGGGCGCAGCTTAGCTG GTACCCCAAGCTATTCCCTCTGAGCTGCCCGCCCCTGCGGGAGTCGCCGCCGCGCCCCAAGCATATGACGGTGGCCTTCCTGAAGACGCACAAAACAGCGGGCACCACGGTGCAGAACATCCTGTTCCGCTTCGCCGAGCGCCACAACCTGACCGTGGCCCTGCCACACCCGAGCTGCGAGCACCAGTTCTGCTACCCGCGCAACTTCTCGGCGCACTTCGTGCATCCGGCCACGCGGCCGCCACACGTGCTGGCCAGCCACCTGCGCTTCGACCGCGCGGAGCTGGAGCGGCTCATGCCGCCGGGCACCGTCTACGTCACCATCCTGCGCGAGCCGGCCGCCATGTTCGAGTCGCTCTTCAGCTACTACAACCAGTACTGCCCGGCCTTCCGGCGCGTGCCCAACGCGTCGCTCGAGGCCTTCCTGCGCGCGCCCGAGGCCTACTACCGCGCGGGCGAGCACTTCGCCATGTTCGCGCATAACACGCTGGCCTACGACCTGGGCGGCGACAACGAGCGCAGCCCACGCGACGACGCCGCCTACCTGGCAGGCCTCATCCGCCAGGTGGAGGAGGTCTTCTCACTCGTCATGATCGCGGAGTACTTCGACGAGTCGCTCGTGCTGCTGCGGCGCCTGCTGGCCTGGGACCTGGACGACGTGCTCTATGCCAAGCTCAACGCACGCGCTGCCAGCTCGCGCTTGGCTGCCATCCCTGCAGCACTGGCGCGGGCCGCCCGCGCCTGGAACGCGCTCGACGCGGGTCTCTACGACCACTTCAATGCCACCTTCTGGCGCCGCGTGGCACACGCAGGCCGCGCATGCGTGGAGCGCGAGGCGCGTGAGCTGCGCGAGGCCCGACAGCGCCTTCTGCGCCGTTGCTTCGGTGATGACCCGGTGCTGCGGCCGGCTGCGCAGATCCGCACCAAGCAGCTGCAGCCGTGGCAGCCCAGCCGCAAGGTGGACATCATGGGCTACGACCTGCCCGGCGGCGGTGCCGGCCCAGCCACCGAGGCCTGCCTGAAGCTGGCCATGCCAGAGGTGCAGTACTCGAACTACCTGCTGCGCAAGCAGAAGCGCCGTGGTGGTACACGGGCCCGGCCTGAACCCGTCCTGGACAATCCCCCACCACGGCCCATCCGAGCGCTCCCCCGTGGTCCCCAGGGCTCCTGA
- the Gal3st3 gene encoding galactose-3-O-sulfotransferase 3 isoform X2, which translates to MTVAFLKTHKTAGTTVQNILFRFAERHNLTVALPHPSCEHQFCYPRNFSAHFVHPATRPPHVLASHLRFDRAELERLMPPGTVYVTILREPAAMFESLFSYYNQYCPAFRRVPNASLEAFLRAPEAYYRAGEHFAMFAHNTLAYDLGGDNERSPRDDAAYLAGLIRQVEEVFSLVMIAEYFDESLVLLRRLLAWDLDDVLYAKLNARAASSRLAAIPAALARAARAWNALDAGLYDHFNATFWRRVAHAGRACVEREARELREARQRLLRRCFGDDPVLRPAAQIRTKQLQPWQPSRKVDIMGYDLPGGGAGPATEACLKLAMPEVQYSNYLLRKQKRRGGTRARPEPVLDNPPPRPIRALPRGPQGS; encoded by the coding sequence ATGACGGTGGCCTTCCTGAAGACGCACAAAACAGCGGGCACCACGGTGCAGAACATCCTGTTCCGCTTCGCCGAGCGCCACAACCTGACCGTGGCCCTGCCACACCCGAGCTGCGAGCACCAGTTCTGCTACCCGCGCAACTTCTCGGCGCACTTCGTGCATCCGGCCACGCGGCCGCCACACGTGCTGGCCAGCCACCTGCGCTTCGACCGCGCGGAGCTGGAGCGGCTCATGCCGCCGGGCACCGTCTACGTCACCATCCTGCGCGAGCCGGCCGCCATGTTCGAGTCGCTCTTCAGCTACTACAACCAGTACTGCCCGGCCTTCCGGCGCGTGCCCAACGCGTCGCTCGAGGCCTTCCTGCGCGCGCCCGAGGCCTACTACCGCGCGGGCGAGCACTTCGCCATGTTCGCGCATAACACGCTGGCCTACGACCTGGGCGGCGACAACGAGCGCAGCCCACGCGACGACGCCGCCTACCTGGCAGGCCTCATCCGCCAGGTGGAGGAGGTCTTCTCACTCGTCATGATCGCGGAGTACTTCGACGAGTCGCTCGTGCTGCTGCGGCGCCTGCTGGCCTGGGACCTGGACGACGTGCTCTATGCCAAGCTCAACGCACGCGCTGCCAGCTCGCGCTTGGCTGCCATCCCTGCAGCACTGGCGCGGGCCGCCCGCGCCTGGAACGCGCTCGACGCGGGTCTCTACGACCACTTCAATGCCACCTTCTGGCGCCGCGTGGCACACGCAGGCCGCGCATGCGTGGAGCGCGAGGCGCGTGAGCTGCGCGAGGCCCGACAGCGCCTTCTGCGCCGTTGCTTCGGTGATGACCCGGTGCTGCGGCCGGCTGCGCAGATCCGCACCAAGCAGCTGCAGCCGTGGCAGCCCAGCCGCAAGGTGGACATCATGGGCTACGACCTGCCCGGCGGCGGTGCCGGCCCAGCCACCGAGGCCTGCCTGAAGCTGGCCATGCCAGAGGTGCAGTACTCGAACTACCTGCTGCGCAAGCAGAAGCGCCGTGGTGGTACACGGGCCCGGCCTGAACCCGTCCTGGACAATCCCCCACCACGGCCCATCCGAGCGCTCCCCCGTGGTCCCCAGGGCTCCTGA